TCCGCCAGGCCGCTGAGCAGAAGGATCCGGACAGGCCGGTTGCTGGTGACAGAGTGCATGTTCTTCACACTCAGTCGGCCAGATGACCACTGGGAGCCCATGGCCCAGATGACCTTCAGAGGTGTCGAGGGATCGATGATGTTCTTGCACTCCACCCTTCCACTGCACGAAGGCGTCAATGGACGGGTGAACTCGAATATGATCACGCCGTTCTCCGACCGGCACCTCTTGTAGGTGAGGTTCTCATGCGTCTCGTGCACGCTCATGCCGTCCTTCCCGTCGATCCAGTACGAGTTGACATGTCCCGTGCCGTTGCCGTCGACCCACCCGACGTAGGCGTAGCTGTTCACCATTGCGCCACCGAAGCCGATGGCGATGTACCCGCTCTTCTTCTCGCCGCGGGCGGCGATGTTGATGGAGTCGCCGGACAGAGTCCAGAAGAATGTCACCTGCTGATCGTCCAGCAGCACGCTGTTGTTGTACATGTCGCTGAGGCCGCCGTCGACCACCTGTATTTTCCACCCCATCTTGGGATCATAGAGGGATTGGTAGTATACCAGGTCCGGCGTGTTCCGGTCCGGCAGCCAGACAAGCTCTGTCGGCGTCGCCGGCACGCCCTCCGCCGTCGGGTCGCCAGCGTAGATTACCTCCGAGGCGTTCCGGGCCGTGGCGTTCCCGCCGACGGGGTCGGACGTGATGTACAGCGGCACGTCGTGCCCGGCCTCGACGGAGAAGGTGACCGGCACGCCGCGCTCCACCTTGAGCAGAGGCGCCTCCTTCTTGTTGATGTAGAGCACCTTTTCTGGGTTGGGCGGGTTGGGGTAGTGCAGCGCCGGCCCCGTGGTGACCACCAGCGGGGTCTGCCGCTCCGCCGTGATCCTGCCCTGGTCCTCCTTGTCGTCGGCGTCCAGCGGTCCGGGGCACCCGTTGGTCGCCGCGGACACGTTGAGCGTGAGGAACCCGTACGCGGTGCCCGACGGCGCGCCGTGGTTGAGCGGCAGGTAGTACGGCCTCAGCAAGTCCGGCTGCCGGAGCAGCCCGATGGCCCAGATGACGGTCATGTCCCTCGTGGAGTTGACCGCCACGTCGTACCTCTTGTCGGGCGACGCGAGCGGGCGTGAGAAGCGCACGAAGGAGACGCCGTCGCGGCGGTGGCCGTAGACGAGCCTGGTGTTGTTGACGGAGGCGTCGCCGGCGGCGCTGCCGTTGCGGCGGTCGTAGAACTTGTCCGGGCAGACGCCCtcggcgccgccgtcgccgcggaGCAGGCACTCGCTATACTTGGTAACGAAGTAGTCGTCCGCGAACGGGAGGCCCTCCTCGGTGAAGCCCGCGACGGCGACGtcggcgccgatcatggagacgTTGGCGGCGGACCTGGCGGGGTCCGCCCAGCCGAACGCTATGTAGTACTCGGAGCCGACGGCCGCCTCGAGCCCGACGTCGATGGCGTTGGCCGCCTCGCGGAGCGTCCAGCGCACGCGCAGCCGCGGCGAGAGCTGCGCGCAGGAGGCGAACATGGTGGGCTCCTCGGTGGCGGACGCGGCGACCTTCGCGTCGGAGGTGGCGTTGGGGGCGGCGAGGCGGACGAAGCCGAAGAGGGAGGAGGTGAGcgggtcgaaggcggcgaggacggggACGAGCGGCCAGGAGAGGCCcgggaggaggcggaagacgagGGACTCGGAGGCGAAGGTGCGGTTGAGCGGGTCGGGCGCGGCGGGGGAGCCGCGGGAGAGCGCGGCGAGGTCGGCGCCGTCGGCCCGCCACCAGCGCGCGTCGGCGGAGCCGGCGAGGAGGTCCAGCGAGGAGACGCGGAAGGAGCAGCCGTCCAGCACGGCCACGCGGCCCCGCAGCTGGTGCTGCGACATGCGCAGGTCCGCCTCGTGGCCCGCCAGGCTCGTGTTCCTGCCGCACTCCGCCGACGCCGCGGCGGAGAGGGAgggcgcgaggaggaggaggcaggcgagGCAGAGGAGGGCGAGCGGCGCCATGGCCGCGCACGGGGCCCCGCGGGGAGGGGGGGTCAGGGGGAGGCGAGTGGGGGGCGGGAGGCCGGTGGCATGGGGGCGATCGCGCggcgcggcgggggcggcggcgggttcgTCGGGGCGGGAGGAACAGGGCGATCGTGCGGCCTCGGGAGGGACGGACGAACGCGCGGTCTGTTTTGTCCGGCGCGCGGCTTTTCTGATGGTGCGTGGCGGGGCCGCAGCGTTGGTGCGAACGAACGTGCGTGGGCGCAGATGCTCCGCTTTTGTTTGGGTGCCAACGAACCAACGTGCACGTCGCTGTTCCTGTATATGGGAAGCAACGATGAATCTTCTTAACGATTTTGTTTGCGCATACTACTCTCTTTTTGAATGATTTGAAGATTATGCCTAACTACTTTTTCCAAGTGATTTGATTTGAAGATTGCTCACCACGCCTGCCGCACTGTTCGATTATGGATAAGAGCAACttcaatggggcgacccatttcgtctgccgccgtccgtttgggtcggcgcggacacgaAACGGACGCCACGCGCGCCTTCTCGGTGTCCGCCGCGTCCCCACCTGGCGGTCGTCCAACTGCCGGACTTCCTGGTCAACTTAATTAATGACCtcgggcccacgcgtcagcgacGGTGGTCGTCCTTTTTTAAGCCGACCGTGCGGTGGGGCCGTCCTCATCCGCTTCCAGCCAGCCCCCGTCCCCATCTAGCCACATTGCTCGTCCGTCGCCGGCAAACCTAGGCACCCCAGCGAAGCCAGACGGGCAGCGCAGGGTGGCGGCGGTcgaggaagaggaggcggcgTACGAGGCGGCCATGGCCCTCTCCACGGCGGGCGACTGCGTCCTGCCGCCGGTGGCCCCGTCGTCCCCTGTCAAAGCAAAGTCGGAGCCGGACCCGTCACCCATCGAGCGCTACTCCTGGACGGGAGTAGTGCGCGAGTGGGTCGGCGCGCCGCCGGTCTGGATGGGGGCGACGCCGGCgcaggaggcggcgtacctcgAGCAGTGGTGCCAGCGACGGCTGGCCGAGGAGCGCCGCCACGGCGAGTACCTCGAGATGCTCGAGCGCGACGCCGAGGATGAGCAGCGCGAGGCcaaggaggaggcgcgccaggccgCGGCTGCTCAGGCGGCGGCACAGCCGGCCCCCGCCCGACATGAACGCCCTCTGGAACACGGCGTTCCCCTGGGCCGGCCCTGCGCCGATGCTCATCAACCTCATGGACCCCGAggacaacgacgacgacgacgcctaGGGCAGCGCGCCGCCTCATAGTTTAGTTTGTTTTTAATTTCCATTAATGCAAATGTGGACGCGTGGACTCTCGCCGGCGCTTCATGGCCAGCATTAATGTTTGATTAATGttgtttttattttaaaaatgcatgtattctttttcttttctcgCGCCGTCAAAATGGGTCGGGCCAGCGTTGGACGCATGCACCGACCCAAACGCGGAAGCGGCCGTTCGTGTCCGCatggccgacccaaacggacaaaaagcgagcaaaatcgccgtccgtttgggtcagcCCGTTGAAGTTGGTCTAACTTTTATGTTGATCATGCGGGTTAAACCCGGGCATAGACAGCCCGGCCCGACGACCCGTCCGAAGCCCGGCCCAAAAAACCCGGGCCAGGCCGGGTTGGGCTTGACattcgggccgggctcgggcttTGTTTTGCAGCCCGAAAGATAGTTTGGGTCGGGCTTTCGGGCTTCGGGCTGGTCTTGCACGTGCGCATACTAAAAAACATCATTCGGGTCGGGCTTTTGGGCTTCGGGCTTGAAAACAAGGAGTATTTTGGACTTCAGGCCGGGCTCGGGCTTGAGAAATGAAGGCCGGACTTTTACAAGCCCGGCCTGAAACCCGGCCCGGCCCGATGTTTCCTGGGTTTAATACGGGTCATATTTGCATATCAAATATAGTATTAGAAACTTCGTTAGAACTATTTTGTGTAACTTGTATTTCATCCGTATGATATAGTGATACGCGTGGATCCTATGAATTGGAAAATGGGAAGTACAAAATTATAGATAACCCTTCAACTTTGTGCAAAAGGCAGTATAATCTATTAAATAAATCATCACTAGGTGAGGATTGGGGTGATGTGTCGTTCGGTGATGATTATGCTATGGCATGGGCTCTCAGGGCGCAATGTACGCCGGCGCATGTTACTCTTCGATGATGTCTTCTCGTGAGAGAGACGGGCCAAAGGACCTAACTACTAAGTAAAGCTACCCCTGCCAAACAGACAAACCTTGCAAACTCTAACCTCACGTACCAGAACGACCAGCAACAATCTATGCCATCGATCATCGACATCGCCGTTCACAACATCCTCAAGATGAGGAGGCTTGAGGGACCTTATTATTCGTCGACCACCAGCAATGCGCTACTGCAGAACCCTTAGCTAAGCTCTCTACGGGCCAACATCGAGGTACCATGGTTCTCCTCCCACACCACCGAAGAGGTGACAAGAGGAGGGGGAATCCGCAGGGTTTATACGCATGGTGGAGGGTGGGGATCGGAAACTCTCTCCCTTATCGCCTTGAGGATCCGATGAGGGAAGAGATGAGACTTCCATGACCAAAACTAGCCCTTAACAAGTTATTTATCGTAACTGGTTTGGATTTGTAATCACATTTTTATTCCAACTACTATTTTATAAACATGAATATGATTTAGCATCGTTTTTATTACACTATTTTGTGAGTTGCATAGAAAAATATCATTTTTCTTCATAGAAGCGCTTCAATTTTTTTTGGAAAGAAATAGTTCGCTACTTGTTTTTGACATCAAATGGTTTGGCacatagggtgtgtttggttttGGCCCTAGCCAACCGATCAAAACTTTGCAAGCCTATATTTTGGTTAAGCTTTTACTCACCCAATTTTTATTCAATATTGACCAAAAGGATGAATTGGAGTTGGCTAGAGTCCATGAGAATTGTCAACATATTGGAACCATGCATCCAACAGAATAACAAAAAATGGGGTAAAAATTGTCACCACCCAAACATACATGCGGATCCTATCATGAGAATCCGGGCATACACATCTTGTTTTTTGCGAAAAGGATCAGATCTATTATAAAGATTCACCGGAAGTACGAAGcatctcaaacataataaaaattacatcgtGGTCCATGGACCAGCAAACGACCATTGCCGCCGCCAGAACGAGCCGCAGAAGCGCCGCTGTCACCACTGCAATATCGGAGCCGGCCTTACCTTGTCGATGACAGCCGGAAAGTCTCTGTGCACGTGCACCTAAGGACCAGCGCCCCAGAGCCACAGGTGTCGTCGTTGAATCCTTGAATCATCTGAACAATCTGGCACCAAATATCGCCGTTGCGTGTGCATGGCGGGAAATCCTAACCTCGCCGCCCCAAGGAGCTGGTAGGAATCTACGCCAGAGCTACGTATAATCAGTCTCAATGAACGAACTTGATGAGGATTGGAGCCCGAAAGATTGACTCAAAGAAGGAGCGCCGCCATCTGTACAAATGCGGCCCCTACGAGTACAAATGCAGCGGAGATAGAGGGGAGAAGACTTTCCCAAGTCGCGTTGGGAGAGAGGAAAGGAAAGATTCTAACAAAAGCCTACGTGAAGGGCAAACAGATGTTTCGTGGCGATGCATGTCAATTATCACTTTCTGCATTTCCTCTCGTGTTCTGAACATATGCGTCTGTATTATATTTCTCAAAAGAGAAAACGACCTTCTTAATTCAAAAACTATTCCCAATCACATGGAGATGACCAAACTAGATTAACTAGGATTCCTCATTCAAACCATCCCTTTTGAGCTGAAATATGCGGTTGAGCGTGTCAAGTTAACTTTTTATAAAGTTCGGTAGGAGACTGCTGGTATATGAAATAGACCATGCTTGATGTTGGCACGACTCCACTGGTCCCTGTGCAACAGCAGTTTGTTACCTGATGGCGACCGACGATCATCGTGGAACTAACATGCATGCATTGCAGTGCAAGGTAGGTAGATCCCTTGTTTCATCCGAACAACACAAAGCGTGCGCGAAAGCCATTGCTGTTGGAAAACTTGCAGCTAAAGTGTCACGCAATGCATCTTACAGGGAACTGTTAAGATGTCCCCGTAGTAGGTAATGTCACATATTAGTTGGTAACCATCCAAGCATGCATGTGGAGGTAGCTTTTGGACATGACCGAATTTGTCCAAATCTGCTAGAGGCCATAACTTTggcagctactccctccgtcccataatataagaacacaGTTTTGAGTctaaaaaacgttcttatattatgagacggacGGAGTATAAGATTTTGCATAAACATGGGCAACTAATTGAGATGGAATGCGTAGAAGAATGGAATTAGTTAAAGAAAACATTGACAAGGGAAAAggtgaagaaaaaaaagaaaaaggtcTTTGAAATGAATCATTAGTACTCCTGCTGCGGTGTCTTTAAATATTAAATACCAGTTCCCAGTTGGTAACAAGCGTGCATCCTGACATAGACACTTGACCTCGTTGAATGCATAGATCAATCCGGTGAACACGTACGAGGAGGGACCAAAATTGGATGCTTCGGAGAAGCCAGATTCTTTGACAGCGAACACTTTGCTTCAAACATAAGATTTGAAGTCATACTGTCTGGCAACGTTGTTTGAATGGTCTGAAACAAAACATATAAGCAGATATCAAAGTCGCGGATCAATGCAGTGAAAAAATGATAATGGAATTCAGCAC
This sequence is a window from Aegilops tauschii subsp. strangulata cultivar AL8/78 chromosome 7, Aet v6.0, whole genome shotgun sequence. Protein-coding genes within it:
- the LOC109747649 gene encoding cytochrome b561, DM13 and DOMON domain-containing protein At5g54830 isoform X2, with the protein product MAPLALLCLACLLLLAPSLSAAASAECGRNTSLAGHEADLRMSQHQLRGRVAVLDGCSFRVSSLDLLAGSADARWWRADGADLAALSRGSPAAPDPLNRTFASESLVFRLLPGLSWPLVPVLAAFDPLTSSLFGFVRLAAPNATSDAKVAASATEEPTMFASCAQLSPRLRVRWTLREAANAIDVGLEAAVGSEYYIAFGWADPARSAANVSMIGADVAVAGFTEEGLPFADDYFVTKYSECLLRGDGGAEGVCPDKFYDRRNGSAAGDASVNNTRLVYGHRRDGVSFVRFSRPLASPDKRYDVAVNSTRDMTVIWAIGLLRQPDLLRPYYLPLNHGAPSGTAYGFLTLNVSAATNGCPGPLDADDKEDQGRITAERQTPLVVTTGPALHYPNPPNPEKVLYINKKEAPLLKVERGVPVTFSVEAGHDVPLYITSDPVGGNATARNASEVIYAGDPTAEGVPATPTELVWLPDRNTPDLVYYQSLYDPKMGWKIQVVDGGLSDMYNNSVLLDDQQVTFFWTLSGDSINIAARGEKKSGYIAIGFGGAMVNSYAYVGWVDGNGTGHVNSYWIDGKDGMSVHETHENLTYKRCRSENGVIIFEFTRPLTPSCSGRVECKNIIDPSTPLKVIWAMGSQWSSGRLSVKNMHSVTSNRPVRILLLSGLAEAVEDLRPVLAVHGFMMFVAWGLLLPGGIVAARYLKHVKGDLWFQAHTYLQYSGLSVMFMGVLFAVAELRGFSFKSTHAKIGAIAFTFTCMQPVNAYLRPHRAENEEILSRNRIIWEYLHTYTGRTALVAAVTALFTGLQHLGHRLSEEEMAPMASRTNSCLATLRKTIQLIFCSPVGSTVKWTLVRLDRWKCSSSHSKDEHIYLFPYICSAYQHKGF
- the LOC109747649 gene encoding cytochrome b561, DM13 and DOMON domain-containing protein At5g54830 isoform X1, coding for MAPLALLCLACLLLLAPSLSAAASAECGRNTSLAGHEADLRMSQHQLRGRVAVLDGCSFRVSSLDLLAGSADARWWRADGADLAALSRGSPAAPDPLNRTFASESLVFRLLPGLSWPLVPVLAAFDPLTSSLFGFVRLAAPNATSDAKVAASATEEPTMFASCAQLSPRLRVRWTLREAANAIDVGLEAAVGSEYYIAFGWADPARSAANVSMIGADVAVAGFTEEGLPFADDYFVTKYSECLLRGDGGAEGVCPDKFYDRRNGSAAGDASVNNTRLVYGHRRDGVSFVRFSRPLASPDKRYDVAVNSTRDMTVIWAIGLLRQPDLLRPYYLPLNHGAPSGTAYGFLTLNVSAATNGCPGPLDADDKEDQGRITAERQTPLVVTTGPALHYPNPPNPEKVLYINKKEAPLLKVERGVPVTFSVEAGHDVPLYITSDPVGGNATARNASEVIYAGDPTAEGVPATPTELVWLPDRNTPDLVYYQSLYDPKMGWKIQVVDGGLSDMYNNSVLLDDQQVTFFWTLSGDSINIAARGEKKSGYIAIGFGGAMVNSYAYVGWVDGNGTGHVNSYWIDGKDGMSVHETHENLTYKRCRSENGVIIFEFTRPLTPSCSGRVECKNIIDPSTPLKVIWAMGSQWSSGRLSVKNMHSVTSNRPVRILLLSGLAEAVEDLRPVLAVHGFMMFVAWGLLLPGGIVAARYLKHVKGDLWFQAHTYLQYSGLSVMFMGVLFAVAELRGFSFKSTHAKIGAIAFTFTCMQPVNAYLRPHRAENEEILSRNRIIWEYLHTYTGRTALVAAVTALFTGLQHLGHRYGSKTIKGLTCGLVVWVVSAVLVVAYLEYLKVKRRRDGADGLTHKFVLGNTEEDDSVDLLQSGRFDSKMDSSSPGSMEVQLEPLKG